A portion of the Sabethes cyaneus chromosome 3, idSabCyanKW18_F2, whole genome shotgun sequence genome contains these proteins:
- the LOC128742540 gene encoding uncharacterized protein LOC128742540, with translation MKPSPKKSLSKLKQRSKSSAGSGTHSNSSATGGTTSVNSNSIGNNVSGSTHSRSNHHSAQLLRATGGSDTNSSGNDGNISSLTKDKSSFQSYAGFSSRSIRTIWEQHDKQETEVSPEVYNKLAEDTTYKLWELTNNVKTYGRHSSGKITYDLVNEVLKDCDVPPIVGANNEPWDKIEYDGVYFFNSDEVLDLREEYIKDVTIEQSNIPVLTTTWMAESAIAEDLLELYNNVCDAVYIGDEECFEEAIAILSSNPHVPSLMKLLLTKAIEMLGFEYAENTLTRSLQFIEAMMRNYHVAHSDLTLELSLLSQIFVNLLLGPPSLINANVVPTQQLNLDLQPPQSDASQHQQPLSIAQNGTESSLGSGPPSQNNLADQLQSGFNTAMVPMNILENQLTGPSEDSNNSNSNTTEELLRSIGNIKEGPDEIDINNIKDEYEALFSMVQGLGKHEDAATEGHENITGNEEFQIKTEFTGDFDPASTPNFLAQQSAGALPTLEETRPSYEVKQELDVRLKEEPDAMVVEDPDENVSLQMSESTNGEVINPNSTTLESENITTLICGDHLVDDVIRVIGLCVSKWGFVEQECTFLMVERLQRYFGGEKKPFDNDYNWLTRLVRGLWAVGEFAFRELTAYFEFIEPDVVPEYVNCYLNSAAIFLCGRSDIFFYEYLSEICSDGLVPFTFQYEQYIERKHQNLNQLCKRSNQSKHRYKIKAKVLLKTHAKSSSLKPPPSVNDLFPERTEKELTGHNSLRPPASRFSFRFAGCRPVALKSSKQRILGTARSSLFGGQEKQTTAASGQPALRQNESMLTSFHTKVVIAHRKLLSPDTNQCMPRRVYCYGSTTL, from the exons ATGAAGCCAAGTCCGAAAAAATCCCTTTCGAAGCTTAAACAGCGCTCGAAATCGTCCGCTGGCAGCGGCACTCACTCGAATTCGTCCGCAACTGGAGGTACCACATCGGTGAATTCGAACAGCATTGGAAACAACGTATCCGGTTCGACACATTCCAGGTCAAATCATCACAGTGCGCAGCTGTTGAGGGCCACCGGTGGCAGTGATACGAATTCTTCCGGAAACGATGGAAACATTTCGTCTCTTACGAAAGATAAG AGTTCCTTTCAGTCGTATGCCGGCTTTAGTTCGCGTTCGATTCGAACAATTTGGGAACAGCATGATAAGCAGGAAACTGAAGTATCACCGGAGGTGTACAATAAGCTTGCAGAGGATACAACGTACAAGCTGTGGGAATTGACAAAC AATGTTAAAACTTATGGTCGACACTCTAGTGGTAAGATTACCTATGATCTTGTTAATGAAGTGCTTAAGGATTGCGATGTTCCACCGATTGTGGGGGCCAACAACGAACCCTGGGACAAAATCGAATACGATggagtttatttttttaattcg GATGAAGTGTTAGATCTCCGTGAGGAATACATCAAAGATGTAACGATAGAACAAAGCAACATACCCGTGCTAACAACGACATGGATGGCCGAATCGGCAATCGCTGAAGATTTACTCGAACTGTACAATAATGTATGCGATGCCGTATATATAGGTGACGAAGAATGTTTCGAGGAAGCCATCGCAATTTTATCTTCAAATCCTCATGTTCCTTCGCTGATGAAGCTATTATTGACAAAGGCCATTGAAATGCTTGGTTTCGAGTATGCAGAAAACACTCTGACGCGGTCCCTGCAATTTATAGAGGCGATGATGCGAAATTATCACGTAGCACATTCGGATCTGACGCTAGAACTCAGTTTACTAAGTCAAATATTTGTGAATTTACTGCTGGGACCTCCCAGCCTAATAAATGCGAATGTTGTGCCAACCCAACAGCTGAATCTAGATCTGCAGCCCCCACAAAGTGATGCGTCCCAGCATCAGCAGCCTCTCTCAATTGCTCAAAACGGAACAGAATCCTCACTGGGATCGGGTCCGCCATCGCAAAACAACCTCGCGGATCAACTGCAGTCCGGCTTTAACACTGCAATGGTTCCAATGAACATACTGGAAAACCAACTGACCGGTCCGTCTGAGGATTCCAATAATTCGAATTCAAATACGACGGAAGAATTACTGAGAAGCATTGGAAACATTAAAGAAGGTCCGGACGAAATCGATATCAACAATATCAAGGATGAGTACGAAGCTTTGTTTTCCATGGTTCAAGGGCTTGGTAAACACGAGGACGCAGCGACTGAAGGTCATGAAAACATAACCGGAAATGAAGAGTTTCAAATCAAGACTGAATTTACCGGCGACTTTGATCCAGCCTCTACGCCAAATTTTTTGGCTCAACAAAGCGCTGGCGCCCTTCCTACACTAGAAGAGACAAGGCCTAGCTACGAGGTTAAACAGGAATTAGATGTAAGGCTGAAGGAGGAACCGGATGCAATGGTTGTTGAGGATCCCGATGAAAATGTCAGTCTGCAGATGTCCGAGAGCACCAATGGTGAGGTTATTAATCCAAACTCCACTACACTGGAAAGTGAAAACATCACTACGCTAATATGCGGAGACCATCTGGTGGACGATGTCATTCGAGTGATTGGCCTGTGCGTTAGCAAGTGGGGCTTTGTCGAGCAGGAGTGTACTTTTTTAATGGTAGAACGGCTGCAGCGCTATTTCGGTGGGGAGAAAAAACCGTTCGATAACGATTACAACTGGCTAACGCGACTGGTTCGCGGACTGTGGGCCGTTGGAGAGTTTGCCTTCCGCGAGCTGACGGCGTACTTTGAGTTCATCGAGCCGGACGTTGTCCCGGAGTATGTGAACTGTTATCTGAAT AGTGCTGCTATATTTCTTTGTGGGCGGAGCGATATATTCTTTTACGAGTATCTAAGCGAGATTTGCAGCGACGGATTGGTTCCGTTTACGTTTCAGTACGAAC aataCATAGAAAGGAAGCATCAGAACTTAAACCAGCTTTGCAAACGCTCCAACCAGAGCAAACATCGTTacaaaattaaagcaaaggTGCTGCTTAAAACACACGCAAAATCTTCCTCGCTGAAGCCGCCCCCTTCGGTTAATGATCTCTTTCCGGAGAGGACCGAAAAAGAGCTCACCGGTCACAACAGTCTGCGTCCACCGGCAAGTCGATTTAGTTTTCGCTTTGCAGGTTGTCGACCGGTTGCGCTTAAAAGCAGCAAACAACGCATTCTTGGCACCGCACGATCGTCACTATTCGGCGGACAGGAGAAACAAACCACGGCGGCTAGTGGACAGCCTGCGTTGCGACAGAACGAAAGCATGCTGACAAGCTTCCACACGAAGGTTGTGATCGCACACAGGAAACTGTTGTCCCCCGACACGAACCAGTGCATGCCGCGTCGCGTCTATTGTTACGGATCGACTACTCTTTGA
- the LOC128741068 gene encoding putative nuclease HARBI1, with product MMANECFFRENFHMSKENFDLLFNLVKDELVPKRNTRPKDAIPPKLKLALVIEFLACGDLQRHIASCYRVSKQYTGIIIDLVCEAICRALKDTVPEHSESMFLNVANGFNRKWNFPNCIGAIDGKHVAIKAPPKSGSIFYNYKGFHSLSLLAICDASYKFTYLDIGAYGSEGDCSFFRNSKFGSDVLNDRLCFPDNATVNGVKLPFCFVADDAFPLCKRIMKPYSGKNLSDEEIIFNYRLSRARRCIENAFGILCVKWACLKKLMFCNPDRAQRIIVACCLLHNFLIQQCSVTYCPPSYIDRIDNHGNLIEGEWRNRIVDSQSSLYHTSFSVNAGRSTDYAKYVRNILKVYVNSEIGSVPWQRRAAFIE from the exons ATGATGGCAAACGAATGTTTTTTTCGAGAAAATTTTCATATGTCGAAGGAAAATTTCGATTTGCTTTTCAATCTGGTGAAAGATGAGTTGGTACCCAAAAGAAACACACGACCGAAAGACGCTATACCCCCAAAGTTGAAACTAGCACTAGTAATAGA ATTCCTGGCTTGTGGCGATTTACAACGGCATATTGCATCCTGCTATCGAGTCAGTAAGCAGTATACGGGAATTATAATCGACCTAGTGTGTGAAGCAATTTGTCGTGCACTGAAAGACACGGTTCCAGAGCACTCGGAAAGTATGTTTCTCAATGTCGCTAATGGCTTCAATAGAAAATGGAATTTTCCCAATTGTATTGGAGCAATTGATGGAAAGCATGTCGCCATTAAAGCTCCCCCGAAATCTGGAAGCATATTCTACAATTACAAG GGTTTtcattctctttctcttttGGCTATATGCGATGCCTCGTACAAATTCACGTATCTTGATATAGGGGCATACGGCAGCGAAGGAGATTGCAGCTTCTTTAGAAATTCGAAGTTCGGCAGCGATGTGTTAAATGATCGTTTATGTTTCCCTGATAACGCTACTGTAAATGGTGTAAAATTGCCATTTTGCTTTGTTGCAGATGACGCGTTTCCGCTATGCAAACGTATCATGAAACCATACAGTGGAAAAAATTTGTCGGATGAAGAGATCATATTCAACTATCGTCTTAGCCGAGCTCGACGATGCATTGAAAATGCTTTTGGAATTCTTTGTGTTAAATGGGcttgtttgaaaaaattaatgttTTGTAATCCCGATAGAGCACAGAGAATAATTGTAGCATGTTGTTTGCTGCACAATTTCTTAATACAGCAATGTTCTGTGACATATTGCCCACCGAGCTATATAGACAGAATAGACAACCATGGAAATCTAATTGAAGGAGAGTGGCGCAATCGAATTGTGGATAGTCAGTCTTCGTTATATCATACTTCGTTTTCAGTCAATGCAGGAAGATCAACGGATTATGCCAAATATGTTCGAAATATCCTAAAGGTTTATGTGAACTCTGAAATAGGAAGCGTGCCTTGGCAGCGGCGAGCCGCGTTTATTGAGTAA